From one uncultured Paludibacter sp. genomic stretch:
- a CDS encoding conserved exported hypothetical protein (Evidence 4 : Unknown function but conserved in other organisms) codes for MKKIFLFIILGFGCVSMFAQDVIGTWNGVLKTQGIELRIVFHIDKNAGTYTATLDSPDQGAKGIPVAAVTLENDSLKLDIKTIYGKYEGKIESENKITGNFSQMGATMPLDLVKGTGEEKKVSRPQEPKPPFPYYSEEVKFVNKIDGDTLAGTLTLPKKEGKFPVVVMITGSGPQNRNEELMGHKPFLVIADYLTRNGIGVLRYDDRGTAQSTGDFKKATSYDFSKDVEAAMNYLMTRKDVNKKKIGLIGHSEGGIIAPMVAARNKNVAFIVLLAGTGVRGDKLLLMQAEAIGKVSGLSDEDLRKTKETNSGAYDLVLNSTDREKLKSDLKAYLKKAMEENVDTGKTISQEQKEAQITMMIELLSSPWMQYFIKYDPVSALEKIKIPVLALNGSKDLQVPAKENLPVITEALHKAGNKNFKTVELEGLNHLFQECKTGSPQEYAKIEQTFSPKALEEILNWIKIQIK; via the coding sequence ATGAAGAAGATATTTTTATTTATAATACTTGGATTTGGTTGTGTATCCATGTTTGCGCAAGATGTTATCGGAACCTGGAATGGGGTTTTAAAAACACAAGGGATTGAATTGCGCATAGTTTTTCACATTGATAAAAACGCCGGAACTTACACGGCAACGTTGGACAGTCCCGACCAAGGCGCAAAAGGAATTCCGGTCGCAGCTGTTACGCTTGAAAATGATAGCCTAAAATTGGACATTAAAACCATTTATGGGAAGTACGAAGGAAAAATAGAATCCGAGAATAAAATTACGGGAAACTTTTCTCAAATGGGAGCTACAATGCCTTTAGATTTAGTAAAAGGGACAGGGGAGGAAAAGAAAGTTTCTCGTCCGCAGGAACCAAAACCGCCTTTCCCGTATTATTCCGAAGAAGTAAAATTTGTGAATAAAATAGATGGAGATACGTTGGCTGGAACATTGACGCTACCTAAAAAAGAAGGAAAATTTCCCGTAGTGGTAATGATTACGGGGAGCGGTCCTCAAAATCGTAATGAAGAATTGATGGGACACAAACCTTTTTTGGTAATTGCCGATTATTTAACTCGGAACGGAATCGGAGTATTACGCTATGATGATAGAGGAACAGCTCAATCCACAGGCGATTTCAAAAAAGCAACCTCCTACGATTTTTCAAAAGACGTAGAAGCCGCTATGAATTATCTGATGACAAGAAAAGATGTAAATAAAAAGAAAATTGGGTTAATCGGACACAGCGAAGGTGGAATTATTGCGCCAATGGTGGCGGCACGCAATAAAAACGTGGCATTTATTGTACTTCTTGCAGGAACAGGCGTGCGTGGCGATAAACTTTTACTGATGCAGGCGGAAGCTATCGGAAAGGTATCAGGGCTCAGTGATGAAGATTTAAGAAAAACAAAGGAAACCAACAGTGGAGCTTATGATTTGGTTTTGAATTCTACGGACAGAGAAAAATTAAAATCGGATTTGAAAGCGTATTTGAAAAAAGCAATGGAAGAAAATGTTGATACGGGAAAAACAATTTCTCAAGAACAAAAAGAAGCGCAAATAACCATGATGATCGAACTACTTTCGTCGCCTTGGATGCAATATTTTATTAAATACGACCCTGTTTCTGCGTTGGAAAAAATAAAAATTCCCGTATTGGCATTAAACGGTTCGAAAGATTTACAGGTTCCGGCTAAAGAAAATCTGCCAGTTATAACAGAAGCTTTACACAAAGCCGGGAATAAAAATTTCAAAACTGTAGAATTAGAAGGATTAAATCATTTATTCCAAGAATGCAAAACGGGCTCACCTCAAGAATATGCAAAAATTGAACAAACTTTTTCTCCAAAAGCATTAGAAGAAATACTAAATTGGATAAAAATACAAATAAAATAA